GAGAGTATGAAGTACCCCTTTCGGCAGGGCATGCGGCTAGAGGTGGTGGACAAGTCCCAGGTGTCACGGACCCGCATGGCTGTGGTGGACACAGTGATCGGGGGTCGCCTGCGGCTCCTCTACGAGGACGGTGACAGCGACGACGACTTCTGGTGCCACATGTGGAGCCCCCTGATCCACCCAGTGGGTTGGTCACGACGTGTCGGCCATGGCATCAAGCTGTCAGGTAAGCAGAGTCCCAGGCCAGCGCGAGCCTGAGTGAGGATATCTCCACACGCCACACCCAGGCTGTGTGGTAGAGGTGACCGTCTCCACTCTGAGGATGATCAGGTatccagagaggttgagtgacttgaccaaggtcactCAGCTTGAAGTAAAAATTGATTTGAAACCAGTGGCTACAGGCCCCGTCCTCTCCTGGGTCACGTAGGAAGAGTCTGGGTCCTAAGGGCTGTGTGGTTCCTGCGGAGAGCTCCTAATGTCTTCTGTCTTCTAGTCTAAGGGCAGTGCTGAGACAGATTAGCACATACGTGGGGCAGCCCCCACAGTACTGAGGGAGGCGTGGAGCAGGCCCTGTTAGCAGCCttcatctcccttctctctctctgccatctcCCTGAAAGAGAGGCGCAGTGACATGGCCCACCATCCCACCTTCCGGAAAATCTACTGTGACGCTGTTCCTTACCTGTTCAAGAAGGTGAGGCACAGCCCTTGGGCACTTACCCCTTGGCCACAGGTCCACTCCAGGCCAGAGCTCCCCAgctcttcccagagtgtccctttccctcatttccttcccaGGCCTGTGACAGACGAGGCCTTCTTCCCCCACCCTTCACCTGGGCCAGCCCAGAGATTCCCCAATTGCCCCTGTTCCTTTAAGGTTCGAGCTGTCTACACAGAAGGCGGTTGGTTTGAGGAGGGGATGAAACTGGAGGCCATCGACCCCCTGAATTTGGGCAACATCTGCGTGGCGACCATCTGCAAGGTGAGCCTGGGGCtggccctccagcctccagcctggctTTCTGCGGGCCTGCAGATGGCGGAGTTCTGTATTCCATGTGTGACTCCCCCTTCCCGATACTGGCTGCTCCCAGGGTGCCTGGCGTTTGTGAGCAGGGACTTAGCTCCTCAGACTCACAGTCTGCTTTCATGACATGGTCAGAGGAGCATTGGACAAGTGCTTATTGAACACCTGGCCTGAGCCTGGTCCTGTGACAGTTGTAGCCCCACCCTGTCACCTCAATGGGGGCCTTCCCACCACCAATGCAATCTCCTTTGAGTGCTGGCCTAGCCAAGAGCCCCAGCTGGGCCTGCTTTGCTGCAAACCTCTGTTACTGCTGCAGCCCGAGGAGCAGACGACCACCCCTCGGCCCTCCAGGGGGACCTGCTGATTTGTCCATCGGCAGATCTCCAGGCTGGGCCCGTGCCCACCACTGAGAACACAGTGACAGAAAGACTGACGTAATTCCTGCTGGCACAGCACTTGCTGTCTCGTGGGGAAGCTAACTGATCTCTCAGGTAGTGGGTCACAGCCGAGTGTAAGAGGTGCTGAGTGCTCTGAAACAGCTCAGAGGACAAGCTGCGGCTGGAACCATCCACCTCGTGTCCCTACCACAGCCACCTCACCCTGGGACAGGGGTGCAGTTCAGGACTCCACGTCTGTCTGCCTTGCCCCCTAGGTTCTCCTGGACGGCTACCTGATGCTCTGTGTGGACGGGGGACCCTCCACAGACGGCTCAGACTGGTTCTGTTACCATGCCTCTTCCCATGCCATCTTCCCAGCCACCTTCTGCCAGAAGAATGACATTGAGCTCACACCCCCAAAAGGTAAGACTGCCTTCCAGTCagaaggggcaggtggggacaTAGGCCTAGATTCCTGGCCAAGCCAGACTCCCGGAGCTTAAAGTCTCTGAGTGGATTGAAGAGGTGACAGAGCTACCCATGGTCACCACTAGCCCTTCCTCTGGGCTGGCTCGGTCCCATGGCCAGGATGTGGTTTGGTGAACAGAGCTCCCATTTGTCCCTTTGGGCAGTGAACAGTCTGTACAGTGGGCCCATGGTCCTAGAGCACATaccagcctggggaggagggaaggcagctgCTGGGGAGACTCCGGGCTGGGTCCTGACCGAGCTGCAGGCACCCTTTTGACAGTGTGGGACTTCAGGACTCCCTCTCACTCCACTGCTCTTCCTCTCCCCCCGCATCTCCGCTTTCTGGCCTCCAGGGTACGAGACACATACTTTCAACTGGGAGACCTACTTGGAGAAGACCAAGTCCAAAGCAGCTCCATCAAGACTCTTTAACatggtgaggagactgaggatgCGAGGGGCCTAAGGGTGGCCGtgggaccagccctgcccactaTGAGCAGTGGCACTTCCAATACCTTCTCTTTCCTTGAGTCTCTGCCGCTAAGGTCAGCCACTTCATGAGAGAAGTCCCAGACTGACgcaggcactgtgctgaacaGTTCAGCCAGTCCCTTTCTCGGAGGGGCTTGTGCCTGGGAACAAAGTGCAGTGGGATCACTGGTCAGCGGAACCTGCCCCACAGGCACactcagccccgccccctcccccaggactgccCCAACCACGGCTTCAAGGTGGGCATGAAGCTGGAGGCCGTGGACCTGATGGAGCCCCGGCTCATCTGCGTGGCCACCGTGAAGCGGGTGGTGCATCGGCTCCTCAGCATCCACTTCGATGGCTGGGACAGCGAGTACGACCAGTGGGTGGACTGTGAGTCCCCGGACATCTACCCCGTCGGCTGGTGTGAGCTCACCGGCTACCAGCTCCAGCCACCTGTGGCCGCAGGTCTGGGCTCTCACTGTCCTCAGGGGctcttgacttttctttttccttcctgccaaccacgccccctgccccctgcacacTTCTTTCTTTGGCATAAGATCGAGAATCTCCTGGACCACTCCTAAGAAAAGAGTGGCCcttgtctccccaccccctcctgacctctctgtctccctctccctctggccTGCAGAGCTCCTTCCTTGACCTTGCCCACTCTGTCATATGCTCGCACCCAGGTAAATCCCCCAGGTCCCTCCGAGAGCCCTGGTGATGCGGGTGGGAAGAAGGGACAGCTCTTCTCCAGTCCCTGCCCGCAGCCCTCTCCCTGTTCTCATTGCCCAGCTCTGGCTTTCCTTCCGGGGGCATCCCCTGTGTATGGGAGGCCGatgaggggtgggcagaggcctCCAGATGTGCTACAGCCTGGGTCCTCTCAGAATTCTCTTCTCACCGCTTGTCCTTGTCTTTCAACAACAGAGCCAACCACACCTCTAAAAGCCAAAGAggccacaaagaagaaaaagaaacaatttggaAAGAAACGTAAGTGGTGCTCTAAAGGTGCCCAGCTGGTGTGGGACCAGCTGGGCCTGTGTccctgggagtggaggtgggacGTCGCCACTTAGGCAGCGCTCTTCGTGGTCCTGCcgtctcctccccctgccctttgcCCCACAGGCCCGTCGGTCACCCTGTGTCTTCAGGGACCTGGAGCATAAGTAGGGCATTCGGTCTCTGGTAATGGTCAGGATACAGAGGAAAAGAGACCAGAGATAGCATCTGAGGGAGAAGGGCGGGTGTGGTTCCCTAGGCAGCTGCcctgtttgaaaataaaaggtcTGAGAGGAAGCAGAAGGTGCTCCTCAGGGCTGTGTTTGTTCCCTCATGACCACGGGGATGGGAGCTTGGGGCCTCTCCTTAGGCAGGGCCCCACGGGAGGGGCAGCAGgttggagaggggcagggagcgGCAGAGGCAGGGCACCCTCCGAAGCTGCGGGCCACTGCATGAGATGCGCTCCCTGAGGTGGCGCCACGCAGAGAAGAGGATGTCTGGGTAGAGAGGGAACAAGGGATGTGGTCCTTGGGCAGCGCTGGGATCCTGTGTGGAGTTGCCCAATGGCAGGACCGTGAACTGTTTAAAACGGTAACTTGAGAGGGGGAGACAGTAAGGATCAGGGAAGGGCAGCTTCACCACCACAGAGGGCATATGGTCTCATCTACTACTGAAGACCACCTCTGCGGGAGGTCAGAGTGCGCGCCTCCCTCCTGCCAGATTGGCACTTTCCCCTCTGTGGCGCTGCCTGACCTGACTGCTGGGCGAGACCCCACCTTCGCGCTTCACGTGGATACATCCCTATCCTGgatttaagtttgtttttattcaaaggaaaaagaataccACCGACCAAGACCCGGCCGCTCAGACAGGGGTCCAAGAAGCCCCTGCTGGAGGACGACGTGCAGGCCACGGAGAGGATCCCGTCCGAGCCTGGTCCCGATGAGAGTAAGACCCTCCCGGCGAGGTTGAGGCGGGGTCAGCGGCTTCAGGGTTCAGAGGCGGGCTCTCTCCTTCCCAACCTGGGCACAGAAGAGTAAAGTTTGAAGGGAATTTTCTGGGCACCAGGCAACCCTTCTCACTGCTGGGCCTGGAGGGCTTCCCAGTACCTACCAGCAACTCAATGCAGCTGCGCGTCTTGCCTGGCCCTCTCCGCCTCTGCCCCCAGCTCACATGCTTGTCAGGGTGGGCGGCAGCTGCCAGCAACTCCGGCAGCCTGCCTGGCAGGGGCAACGAGGCCCTGGACCATCTCTGCGGCCCACCCccacaggggaggaaggggctctCCCCGCCACATCCTGAGGGCCCCTGTCTGTAGGACCCACAACTCTTCCCTGGATCCTGAGCCCTCCGCTCTCCCTGGAGTTACACGcacactcccctccctgcccctcttcctctgtAGTCATTACTGTGCGTGTGAAGGAGGAGCATCTGGACATGGCCACGCCTGACAAGGCCCCGAGTCCAGAGCTGCCTGTGCCCATCGAGAACATCAAACAGGAGACAGACGACTGAGCCATCCTCACTGCCAGCGCAGCCGCCTGGCTGAGGCCAATCCAGGGTGCCTCTATTGCCACCACCCCTCCACTCTACTTTACTTTGGAGACTGAGCCTTTTGCATAAATTCTGCCTGGTGCTGTGAGGGCCGGGCCCCAAAGGAACAGCCAGGGTCTCCCTGACCCGCCCTGTTGCCTGTGCCCATCTCTTGGGCAAGGCCTACACAACAGGGGCTGCCTGAGACCCACAACCTTGCCTGTTAGCATACCCCTCTCCAGCCGGAGTTCCTAAAGCCCTTTCTTAAATGTAGCCTCTCTCCACACCCACCATGTCGCTCAGCTGCCAGGGTCGGGGGCTGACCCCATCACGCTGGAAGATTAGTCTGTTGTGGGGGGTGTGCTTATGCCCAAGCAAGTCATAGAAATAAAGGCGTGGAGCAGCTCCCGAGGCGGAGACGCCACCCAGTCGATGGCTTGTGGTGTGATGGGTGCATCGTCTGCCTGATAATGTGCCAACCAAGTGGAACGGCCCATCCTGCCTCCTGAGTCTGTGCCCTGCTCCTCACCCCCttggggggctggggagccctgtGCAGGCACCCAGCTCTGGCAGGAGCTGAGCAGCAGTGACCAAGATGTGGGTTTCGGTGACTTGTGAGGTGGCTTTGAGCAACCTCGTTGGCATGAATACGGGTTccattctccatttctaaaaggAACCGTGGAGCAGAGGCGGGGTCTACACCTTGGTAAAGGGGGCTtgctggggcccagggtggggagaCCACACCAGCCCCTTTGCCACTGGGGAGCTTGGTGGTAGAAGCAAGGCAGGGGCAGCAGGACTGAGAGGAGAGCTCAGCGTGTGTGCGCATGTCCCAATAGGGAGACTGCTGCTGGCGTTGACCTGCTCTGGAGCCCAGCTGGCCTAGGACCTGTCCTCTTCACTCCCCTCCTACCTGCTAGCCAGGGTCAGGTCTGGCCCTGCCAGAAAGTCACGGGGCCTCGATAGAGGGGAGCGGTCAGCTCAGCTGGCTGAGGTCGCCCTGAAGGAGCTCCTggaggaaggggggaaggggagacTTCTGGCTCCTTTTCTCACTATCATGTCCTTAACTCCATGACATATTTTGACTCCCCTGCTCCTGTCCGAAGTTACATTCTGGAAGTTCACCTAGTGTCTGCCCAAATTtcagctgctttt
This sequence is a window from Camelus ferus isolate YT-003-E chromosome 12, BCGSAC_Cfer_1.0, whole genome shotgun sequence. Protein-coding genes within it:
- the L3MBTL2 gene encoding lethal(3)malignant brain tumor-like protein 2 isoform X3 translates to MEKPRGVEETPSSEPMEEEEEDDDLELFGGYDSFRSYNSSAGSESSSYLEESSEAENEDREAGELPTSPLHLLSPGTPRSLDGSGSEPAVCEMCGIVGTREAFFSKTKRFCSVSCSRSYSSNSKKASILARLQGKPPTKKAKVLHKAAWSAKIGAFLHSQGTGQLADGTPTGQDALVLGFDWGKFLKDHSYKAAPVSCFKHVPLYEQWEDVMKGMKVEVLNSDAVLPSRVYWIASVIQAAGYRVLLRYEGFENDGSHDFWCNLGTVDVHPIGWCAINSKILVPPRTIHAKFTDWKGYLMKRLVGSRTLPVDFHIKMVESMKYPFRQGMRLEVVDKSQVSRTRMAVVDTVIGGRLRLLYEDGDSDDDFWCHMWSPLIHPVGWSRRVGHGIKLSERRSDMAHHPTFRKIYCDAVPYLFKKVRAVYTEGGWFEEGMKLEAIDPLNLGNICVATICKVLLDGYLMLCVDGGPSTDGSDWFCYHASSHAIFPATFCQKNDIELTPPKGYETHTFNWETYLEKTKSKAAPSRLFNMDCPNHGFKVGMKLEAVDLMEPRLICVATVKRVVHRLLSIHFDGWDSEYDQWVDCESPDIYPVGWCELTGYQLQPPVAAEPTTPLKAKEATKKKKKQFGKKRKRIPPTKTRPLRQGSKKPLLEDDVQATERIPSEPGPDEIITVRVKEEHLDMATPDKAPSPELPVPIENIKQETDD